The Methanofervidicoccus abyssi genome includes a region encoding these proteins:
- a CDS encoding glycosyltransferase family 2 protein, with product MDKRDIYVVVPAYNEEKVIRDTLRKLKNEGYHNIIVVDDGSKDNTYNIAKEEEVILCRHIINRGLGGALGTGIRCALEYNPKVIVTFDADGQHDPKDIEKVVKPILYEGYDMVVGSRLMDKEELKNMPMVKRIGNILLNFITYFLGGYLVTDSQSGLRAFSKRAAEVILSNLKSNRYEISSEFIIIAKREKLKFKEVPIKTIYTEYSISRGTNVVTGIKIFIKLIIQRLI from the coding sequence ATGGACAAAAGAGATATCTATGTAGTCGTGCCTGCGTACAACGAGGAGAAGGTAATTAGGGATACCTTAAGGAAGTTGAAGAATGAAGGATACCATAATATCATTGTAGTTGATGACGGTAGTAAAGATAACACATACAATATAGCTAAGGAAGAAGAAGTTATTCTCTGTAGGCATATTATTAACAGGGGTCTAGGAGGAGCCTTAGGTACAGGTATAAGATGTGCTTTGGAGTATAACCCAAAGGTAATAGTAACCTTCGATGCAGATGGACAACACGATCCCAAAGATATAGAGAAGGTGGTGAAACCTATACTTTACGAAGGTTACGATATGGTAGTAGGTAGTAGGCTGATGGATAAGGAGGAGTTAAAAAACATGCCCATGGTAAAGAGGATAGGAAACATATTACTAAATTTTATAACATACTTCCTTGGAGGTTATCTCGTTACAGACAGTCAAAGTGGTTTGAGGGCGTTCTCCAAGAGGGCTGCAGAGGTAATATTATCTAACTTAAAGAGTAATAGATACGAGATTTCTTCGGAGTTTATAATAATAGCCAAAAGGGAGAAGTTGAAATTTAAGGAAGTGCCTATAAAGACGATATATACAGAGTACTCCATAT
- a CDS encoding FeoA family protein gives MESLADKGPGTYTVVKITRPCSKFYHLGIVPGSKITVISNDRGPIIARVGNCKIALGRGLARFIIVE, from the coding sequence GTGGAAAGTCTCGCAGATAAAGGTCCAGGTACCTACACTGTTGTAAAAATAACCAGGCCCTGTAGTAAGTTCTACCACCTGGGAATAGTGCCAGGCTCAAAAATAACTGTGATCTCAAATGACAGAGGTCCAATTATAGCAAGGGTTGGGAACTGTAAGATAGCCTTAGGGCGAGGTTTGGCAAGATTTATAATTGTGGAGTAA